The Bacteroidales bacterium DNA window AAAGCCAGCAACCGTTTCCTTATAAGGTTAAAAAAATCAATAATCCTAAGTAAGCCTAACTTTATCGACATATTCAAATAGAAGAAAGGTAAGTCATAACACAAAGTTAGTATTAAGTTGTTTGAATCAGTAAACCACTAAAAATCAAAATATTATTATCATGAGCACTGAAGGCTGTATTATTCAGCTGATTTCTGTATTATTCAGTTTTTAACAAACCTATAATCAAACAGGTAGCTAAAAATTATAATAAATTAATACTACCTGATTTTCTTACTTTTAATAAAATAATTTGAATATTAATTCATCTTCAACCTTCATTTTTTCATGGAGAAACTAATCAAATCTGTTACTCTTAATAAGCAGCTGAATTGTTTTTTCGAATAAGTGCCATCTCTTTAGTATTTTTGTCCTGATCAATTTCAAACTGAAGTCCTTGAATACAACTTTGCTCTTTCTTGATATCAGCGGCGGTGAACTATTAGTAATTGTTCTTGTCGTTTTCCTGGTATTTGGGCCTCAGAAGATGCCTGAAATCGCCAGGAAAATAGGTCGTGCCATCAATGAAATGAAAAAGGCTTCGAATGACCTTACGCGAGAATTCAGGCAGGAATCCTCAGGAATCAGAAGTGAAATTGCCGCCGCCCAAAGTAAAGTAAAGGATGAAATAAATAGTGCAACCCAGGAGGTTTCCAAAACACGGGCCAGGGTAGTAAAGGATCTGTCAGTCGACAATGAACTTAAGAATAATCCCACTCAACAAGTCCCTGCTCCTGAACCAATTGAACCTGTTGTTGATCCCCCTGCCCCCCCTGAAAAAAGTGAATAATAAAAACAGTTCACGTTCGTTGATTACTTAGCTCTGACGCATCTAAATATACATATTGTTCCCCCTTTATGAAAATACGTTCACTGGTACTTATCTTCTCATTTATTGCACTGAGTTTCTCATTACAAGCTCAAAACAGGCATTGGAGAGCTGCTGATGATGCATTCAACAATATGCAGTATAACCAGGCATTGACGAAGTATAAGAAAGCGCTGTCAAAAGCCAAAGGTAAACCTGATAAGGAAAAAATATCCTTTCAGATGGCTGAATGCTACCGGCTTATCAATAATACCAAGAAGGCTGAAACTGCATATAAAAGAATTTCCAAAACAAACTATGCAGAAAAGAACCCCATTGTATTCCTCTACCTTGCACAAGCGATGATGAGCAATGAAAAATACGAAGATGCCCTGGTGTTTTTTGAGAAATATTCAGAGCAGGCACCTGATGACGTAAGGGGACTAAATGGGGTTGAATCGTGCAAACTTGCAAAGGAATGGATAGATTCTCCTACAAAATTCAATATTAAAGTAGAGAAACCTCTGAATTCCAAGGAATCTGATTTTTCTGTTGCTTATGCTGATAAACTTTATAATACAATTGTCTTCACCTCAACACGGGATGCTGCAACCGGAAAATCATTGGATAACTGGACCGGCCAGAGTTTTAGTGATCTCTTCATTGCAAAACTGGACCCCAAGGGGCAATGGTCTTCCCCTGTGCTGCTTGAAACCGGTAATGTCATTAATACCGGTGCCAATGAAGGCAACCCCGCATTAAACAGTAAATTCAACCAGTTATATTTTACCCGCTGTGGTAATGATAAAGGCTCTCTGCAAGGTTGCCAGGTTTATGTTTCAAGGCGTTCAGGAAGAAATTGGGGTGATCCCAAGCCTCTCTCATTAGGGGGAGACAGCACAACAGTCTTTGGAAACCCTTC harbors:
- the tatA gene encoding twin-arginine translocase TatA/TatE family subunit, translating into MNTTLLFLDISGGELLVIVLVVFLVFGPQKMPEIARKIGRAINEMKKASNDLTREFRQESSGIRSEIAAAQSKVKDEINSATQEVSKTRARVVKDLSVDNELKNNPTQQVPAPEPIEPVVDPPAPPEKSE